The following are encoded together in the Lactuca sativa cultivar Salinas chromosome 1, Lsat_Salinas_v11, whole genome shotgun sequence genome:
- the LOC111882599 gene encoding 1-phosphatidylinositol-3-phosphate 5-kinase FAB1B, whose translation MEASDNRLSDLVGALKSWVPRRSEPANVSRDFWMPDQSCRVCYECDSQFTFYNRKHHCRFCGRVFCAKCTDNWVTPQSTDSDTIREDSGKIRVCNYCFKQWQQGGLDTSVNHGIQVTSLDLITSPSTASLVSTKSSGTADSSFVTCTSFPHSVDSYQQNPNHSGISPRQSSVMESNLNDEFTVDNSYYDELQLDDVSNDYGSRKVHPDGEEATVAKSESSSSLQNSFDSRYFEKKEDEPDVNDECEASSSSLYAAQEIESEPVDFENNGVLWLPPEPEDEEDEREPLLFDDDDDGDGAGEWGYTRSSDTVGSGEFRNRDKSNEEHKQAMKTVVDGHFRALVSQLLQVENLSVGEEDDKDDWLEIITSLSWEAASLLKPDTSKGGGMDPGGYVKIKCLATGRRSDSMVVKGVVCKKNVAHRRMTSRIEKPRFMILGGALEYQRVSNLLSSFDTLLQQEMDHLKMAVAKIDAHQPDVLLVEKSVSRYAQEYLLAKDISLVLNIKRPLLERIARCTGAQIVPSIDHLSSQKLGYCDLFHVEKFVEEHGTAGQAGKKSLKTLMYFEGCPKPFGCTILLRGASGDELKKVKHVVQYGVFAAYHLALETSFLADEGASLPELPLNSPLTVALPDKASSIDRSISTIPGFTLPPNERSDKYTETERSNNAPMADVFSSIMSQKAQVMLMPLGSNTHNHQVSLDLPIETKDSADVTANGFGHPHPQHSLVKSSHNIDDGLYLQMDGKNGKEESVSSKEEFPPTPSDHQSILVSLSSRCVWKGTVCERSHLFRIKYYGNFDKPLGRFLRDNLFDQGYRCPSCEMPSEAHVQCYTHRQGTLTISVKKLPEILLPGEKEGKIWMWHRCLKCPRVSGFPPATRRIVMSDAAWGLSFGKFLELSFSNHAAASRVANCGHSLHRDCLRFYGFGKMVACFRYARIDVHSVYLPPAKLVFKFENQEWIQNELNEVVSRAELLFSEILNALSQIAEKNFGKSSVNSSSPSRRQIADLEDMLQKEKAEFEESLEKILNQEGRKGQNMIDILEINRLRRQLLFQSYVWDHRLVYAASVHSNSPRGDLNESRSENNDSYKDSDVTETQPQVMSKDTEDSDHENSDPSTSHDVGVNRSFSEGQLSVMASLSDTLDAAWTGNNHTGVQKDNTLSVISDADVADSSVADRVEESKSSLSSPSLSTRNSESIDEATSWFSMPFLNFYRALNKNFLPSSQKLDTLNDYKPVYISSYRESELQGGARLLMAVGVNDTVVPVYDDEPTSIISYTLLSADYISQMSGDFERLRDGEASSSSSSSIFTSQSADPVMFQSFSNFDETTLESLRSMGDESLMSMSASRSSLILDPVSYTTALHARVEFTDDGPLGKVKYTVTCYYAKRFEALRRICCPCELDYIRSLSRCKKWGAQGGKSNVFFAKTLDERFIIKQVTKTELESFIKFAPAYFKYLSESIGTGSPTCLAKILGIYQVTKQMKGGKESKMDVLVMENLLFGRNLTRLYDLKGSSRSRYNPDSSGSNKVLLDQNLIEAMPTSPIFVGNRAKRLLERAVWNDTAFLASIDVMDYSLLVGVDEEKHELVLGIIDFMRQYTWDKHLETWVKASGFLGGPKNASPTVISPKQYKKRFRKAMTTYFLMVPDQWSPPAVVPSKSHTQTEDVVE comes from the exons ATGGAAGCATCGGACAACCGATTATCTGATCTGGTAGGCGCATTGAAATCATGGGTCCCTCGGCGGTCCGAGCCAGCTAATGTGTCGAGGGACTTTTGGATGCCCGATCAGAGTTGCAGGGTTTGCTACGAGTGTGATTCCCAGTTTACCTTTTACAATCGCAAACATCACTGTAGATTTTGTGGCCGCGTATTCTGTGCCAAGTGCACTGACAATTGGGTGACTCCACAGTCTACTGATTCAGATACCATCAGGGAAGATTCAGggaagattagggtttgtaattaCTGTTTCAAACAATGGCAGCAAGGTGGCTTAGACACCTCTGTTAATCATGGGATCCAGGTCACCAGCCTGGATCTCATCACCTCTCCTTCCACTGCCAGTCTCGTCAGTACCAAATCTAGTGGCACTGCCGACAGTAGTTTTGTAACTTGTACATCTTTCCCACATTCAGTCGACTCTTACCAACAGAATCCAAATCATTCTGGAATTAGTCCTCGTCAATCTTCAGTGATGGAATCAAATTTAAACGATGAATTCACTGTTGATAACTCCTATTATGATGAACTACAATTAGATGATGTCAGCAATGATTACGGATCTCGTAAAGTGCATCCAGATGGAGAAGAAGCCACTGTTGCAAAAAGTGAAAGCAGTTCTTCATTACAAAACAGTTTTGATTCCAGGTATTTCGAGAAAAAAGAAGATGAACCTGATGTTAATGATGAATGTGaagcttcttcttcatctttatATGCTGCACAAGAGATTGAATCCGAGCCTGTTGATTTTGAGAACAATGGTGTCCTATGGCTACCTCCTGAACCTGAAGACGAAGAAGACGAAAGAGAACCACTTCtatttgatgatgatgatgatggggaTGGTGCAGGAGAGTGGGGATATACCCGTAGTTCAGACACTGTTGGGAGTGGAGAGTTTCGCAATAGGGATAAATCAAATGAAGAGCACAAGCAGGCAATGAAGACTGTAGTCGATGGACACTTTAGGGCTTTAGTATCTCAGTTGTTGCAGGTTGAGAACCTTTCTGTAGGTGAAGAAGATGATAAAGATGATTGGTTAGAGATAATCACATCATTGTCATGGGAGGCTGCATCATTGCTAAAACCAGACACAAGTAAAGGTGGTGGGATGGATCCAGGAGGTTATGTGAAGATAAAATGTTTAGCTACTGGACGTCGTTCTGACAG tatggtggtcaaaGGAGTTGTTTGTAAGAAAAATGTGGCACATAGGCGGATGACATCAAGAATAGAGAAACCAAGATTCATGATTCTTGGAGGTGCTCTTGAGTATCAACGAGTTTCTAACCTCCTATCAAGTTTTGATACTTTACTACAACAG GAAATGGATCATCTAAAGATGGCTGTAGCAAAGATAGATGCCCACCAGCCTGATGTACTTTTGGTAGAGAAATCAGTTTCAAGATATGCACAAGAATATCTTCTGGCGAAAGACATATCACTTGTTTTGAATATCAAAAGGCCACTTTTGGAAAGAATAGCCCGATGCACTGGTGCTCAGATAGTTCCTTCAATTGACCATCTTTCCTCTCAAAAATTGGGATACTGTGATTTGTTCCATGTGGAAAAGTTTGTTGAAGAACATGGAACTGCAGGCCAGGCTGGCAAGAAATCTTTGAAGACATTGATGTACTTTGAAGGGTGTCCAAAACCCTTTGGTTGCACT ATATTACTCAGAGGCGCAAGTGGTGATGAATTGAAGAAAGTGAAGCATGTGGTTCAGTATGGAGTTTTTGCTGCTTATCATTTGGCATTGGAGACATCTTTTCTTGCTGATGAAGGAGCTTCACTGCCTGAACTGCCCTTGAATTCTCCACTAACTGTGGCACTTCCTGATAAGGCATCAAGTATTGATCGGTCAATTTCAACAATACCTGGTTTTACTCTCCCACCAAACGAGAGATCCGATAAATACACTGAAACAGAAAGGTCAAACAATGCTCCTATGGCAGATGTATTTTCTTCTATAATGAGCCAGAAGGCACAAGTAATGCTGATGCCACTTGGGTCCAATACTCATAACCATCAAGTTTCTTTAGATTTACCAATTGAAACAAAGGATTCTGCTGATGTCACTGCCAATGGGTTCGGGCATCCTCACCCCCAACACAGTTTGGTTAAGAGTTCACATAATATTGATGATGGATTGTATCTGCAAATGGATGGAAAAAATGGGAAAGAGGAATCTGTTTCATCAAAGGAAGAGTTCCCTCCTACACCATCAGATCATCAGAGCATTTTGGTATCTTTGTCATCACGATGTGTCTGGAAAGGGACTGTCTGTGAAAGGTCTCATCTTTTTCGCATCAAATATTATGGAAACTTTGATAAACCATTGGGTCGTTTTCTTCGAGATAATCTCTTTGATCAA GGTTATAGATGTCCTTCATGTGAGATGCCTTCAGAGGCACACGTACAGTGTTACACACATAGGCAAGGAACACTAACCATATCCGTGAAGAAGTTGCCTGAAATTCTGTTGCCAGGAGAAAAAGAAGGTAAGATTTGGATGTGGCACAGGTGCTTGAAGTGTCCACGGGTTAGTGGTTTCCCACCTGCAACTCGAAGAATTGTGATGTCAGATGCTGCCTGGGGTTTATCATTTGGGAAGTTTCTAGAACTCAGTTTTTCTAACCATGCTGCTGCTAGCAGGGTTGCAAACTGTGGCCATTCACTACATCGGGACTGTCTTCGCTTTTATgg GTTTGGCAAAATGGTTGCTTGCTTCCGCTATGCACGAATTGATGTCCACTCTGTTTACCTTCCACCTGCGAAACttgttttcaaatttgagaatCAGGAGTGGATACAAAATGAATTGAATGAG GTTGTTAGCCGGGCCGAGCTGTTATTTTCTGAAATCCTTAATGCCCTGAGCCAGATAGCAGAGAAGAATTTTGGGAAAAGTTCAGTTAATAGTAGCTCACCATCAAGACGTCAGATAGCAGATTTGGAAGATATGTTACAAAAGGAGAAAGCAGAATTTGAG GAGTCACTTGAGAAGATTTTAAACCAGGAGGGAAGAAAAGGCCAAAACATGATTGATATACTTGAGATCAACCGATTGCGAAGACAGCTGTTATTCCAATCGTACGTGTGGGACCACCGACTCGTGTATGCAGCCAGTGTTCATAGCAACAGTCCACGTGGCGATCTGAACGAATCAAGATCCGAAAATAACGATTCATACAAAGATTCAGATGTTACTGAGACTCAGCCTCAAGTGATGAGTAAAGATACCGAAGATTCTGACCATGAAAATTCTGATCCATCAACATCACACGATGTAGGGGTAAATAGGTCATTCTCCGAAGGGCAGCTTTCTGTTATGGCAAGTTTGTCAGACACCCTAGATGCTGCCTGGACAGGTAATAATCACACAGgggtacaaaaggataatactctATCCGTCATTTCTGATGCTGACGTGGCAGATTCTTCAGTGGCGGATCGCGTGGAAGAATCCAAGTCATCACTTTCATCTCCTTCATTGTCCACACGAAATTCTGAAAGTATAGATGAAGCAACAAGCTGGTTCAGCATGCCATTTTTAAACTTCTACCGCGCGTTGAATAAAAACTTTTTACCAAGTTCTCAAAAGCTGGACACACTCAATGATTACAAACCTGTTTACATCTCATCATATCGCGAATCAGAACTCCAGGGTGGCGCTAGGTTGCTCATGGCAGTGGGTGTAAATGACACTGTTGTCCCTGTATATGATGACGAACCCACAAGTATCATATCATACACGCTGCTCTCAGCTGATTACATCTCCCAAATGTCCGGTGATTTTGAGAGACTAAGAGATGGtgaagcatcatcatcatcatcatcttctatcTTTACATCACAATCTGCTGATCCAGTCATGTTTCAGTCGTTTTCCAATTTTGATGAAACAACACTTGAATCTCTTAGAAGTATGGGAGATGAAAGTCTTATGTCCATGTCAGCATCTCGAAGCTCCCTGATACTTGACCCTGTGTCATATACAACAGCTTTACACGCGAGAGTTGAGTTTACAGATGATGGACCACTTGGGAAAGTGAAGTACACAGTGACTTGTTACTATGCGAAACGATTCGAAGCGTTAAGGAGAATATGTTGCCCTTGTGAACTTGATTATATACGGTCTCTTAGTCGATGTAAAAAATGGGGTGCTCAAGGTGGTAAAAGTAATGTTTTCTTTGCGAAAACTTTGGATGAAAGGTTCATAATCAAACAAGTTACAAAAACTGAGCTTGAGTCGTTTATCAAATTTGCTCCTGCGTACTTCAAGTATCTATCCGAGTCTATTGGTACTGGAAGCCCTACTTGCCTTGCAAAGATTTTGGGCATTTATCAG GTGACTAAGCAAATGAAAGGCGGGAAAGAATCGAAGATGGATGTGCTGGTTATGGAGAATCTCTTATTCGGAAGGAATCTAACACGGCTTTATGATCTAAAAGGATCTTCAAGATCACGGTATAATCCTGATTCCAGTGGGAGTAACAAAGTATTACTTGATCAGAATCTGATTGAAGCGATGCCAACTTCTCCGATATTCGTCGGAAACAGAGCCAAACGCTTGTTGGAAAGAGCTGTCTGGAATGATACTGCTTTTCTTGCT TCGATTGATGTGATGGATTATTCGTTGCTAGTTGGGGTAGATGAAGAGAAACACGAACTGGTATTAGGGATTATCGACTTCATGAGACAGTATACATGGGACAAACATTTGGAGACATGGGTGAAGGCTTCTGGGTTCCTTGGTGGACCCAAAAACGCGTCTCCCACTGTTATCTCACCCAAACAGTACAAAAAGAGATTTAGGAAAGCAATGACAACCTACTTCCTTATGGTACCAGATCAATGGTCTCCTCCAGCTGTTGTACCAAGCAAGTCACACACACAAACTGAAGATGTGGTGGAATGA